The following nucleotide sequence is from uncultured Desulfovibrio sp..
CACGATGTTCCGCATGGCTACTTTTACCACGGCCATCTTCCAACGATTCACCAGAGTTAATCTTGGCCACCCTTAAGTAAAAGCATTACGGCTTCTTCCTTAAATGCAGGTGAATATGTAGTCTTCTTACCGTTGGCCATAAAAGCCCCCCATCATGGTTTCAAAATTTAAGCTTAGTGGGGCTTTTTTGCTTTGTCTACCTGATGGGGGTCATACCAACCACTAGCGGGGGCTACATACAAAAAAGGGCGCGAAGATCACACCCTTCGCGCCCGATAAAACGGCAATTGCCACATAAATTAGCACACGGTCAAATTGCCTCACTCGGAAACATGGCGTCACCAACGGGATTTGAACCCGTCTTAACGGCTTGAGAGGCCGCCGTCCTAACCGGATAGACGATGGTGACAACGAGGAGTTAAATAAGGCTCTCAAGCCTTATTTGTCAAGCAGTTCATACACAGGGCATAAAATCAGCCGTTGCCGTACCTGCGTTTAAGGTGCTAGGTATGGAGCTGCCGCTGGCGGCGGCCCAAATTTGAAGGAAGGAGCAGCCCTCATGAAATCTCGTCTTCACCTTCCCCTGCTTATCGCCTGTTTTGCCTTGTTGACCGCATGCGGCGGCAAGATTATTCCCACGCGCGATGGCGACATGCCCACGTGGATGGGAACCCTGGAAGACCTCCGGCGCTATCCGCAGAATCTGGATGTGTACGCCAAGGCTGCCGGAGAAGACAAACTGCTTGTTTCTCCTGCCGAGCAGGCCAATCAGGCGGCCAGGTTTATGCGCATAACCTTTGGCCCGTGGGAAATGACCAAGACCTCCATCCGCAAGCGTGATGTGGCCGTGCTGTTCAACAAGGCACGCGGCTACAAAATTGGCGATGTGCGCTGGACGCAGTCGGAATGGGATGCCATGAGCGCCAACGCGGCTCTGGGTTCCTACCCCTCGCGCAGCCAGGCAGCCATAACCGTGCGCAACGCGAACCTGCGCGAACTGCCTACCAATGAGGCGCGTTTTTCCGAGCCCACGCCAAATCCCAAGGCCAATCCCTTTGATTATTTTCAGTATTCCCTGCTACCCGTGGGCACACCGGTACTTATCGCGCACACAAGCCGTGATGGTCGCTGGCACTATGTGGAATGCCCCGTGGCGGGCGGCTGGGTGGCGGACGAAGATCTGGCCCCTGTCAGCGCAGAATTCAGATACATGTACCGCAACAGCACATTTGCGGCTCTGGTGCGCGACCGGGTGAACCTTGTCACGCCAGCAGGTTCCATACTAGCCAACATCGGTGCATTGCTGCCCATGCGTGGCGGATACTCTTCGCCTGCGGACGCCGGTTCCGGCGGTCAGGCCGCAATCGAACTGCTTGTGCCCATACGCGGTGCGGACGGCATGGCCCAACTGGCCCCGGTGTCGCTTACCACAGCAGACGCCGTTCCGTGGCCCCTGCGCATGACCCCTGGCAATGTGGCCAAGGTGGGCAATTTCATGATCGGCCAGCCTTACGGATGGGGCGGCATGTTCGGCGACAGGGATTGCTCTGCCCTCACGCGCGAACTGTTCACGCCCTTTGGCATCTGGCTGCCGCGCAACTCTGTGGCGCAAGCGCGCACAGGCGCGGTCAACATGCTTGAAGGCATGACGACGGCGGAAAAAGAAGAACAGATTCTGCGCAACGGCGTTCCCTTCCTCAGCCTTGTGGGCATGCGCGGGCATATCATGTTGTATGTGGGCAAGTATAATGGCCGCCCCGCCATTTTCCACAATGTATGGGGCGTGCGTACAGTTGAGGGCAGCGACACTGATGGCCGCTTTGTTATCGGCAGGGCCGTTGTCACCTCCATCACCCCCGGCGCTGAGCTGAAAAACCTTTACCGTACAACGACGTTTGCCGACAGGCTCCGCACGTTGAGCACCCCGGCGGATACCCTTCAGTGACAGAACTGCGCCATACAACAACAGCCGGGGATACGGGCCAGCGACTGGATCGCGTACTGCATCAGGTTGCCCCCGAGATGTCGCGGGCAGCGTTGCAAAAAGCTGTTCAGGCCGGGCACTGTCAGGTGGACGGTCTGCCGGAAACCCGCGTAAATGCTAAAATGCGGGCCGGGCAGACAATCACGTTGCGCCTGCCGGAGACCTCCACGACCTTGCAGGCGGAGGAAGGACACCTCGAGCTGCTCTGGCAGGACGAGCACATGGTGGTGTGCAACAAGCCTGCGGGCCTTACGGTGCACCCCTGCCCTTCCTGCCCGGAGCAGACCCTGGTGCAGCGCCTGCTGGGGCGTTTTCCGCAACTGGGCAGAATCGAAGGCCAGCGTCCCGGCATAGTGCACCGGCTGGACAAGGACACGAGCGGCATCCTGCTGGTGGCCCTGACAGAACAGGATCGCCTCGCACTCAGCGAGGCCTTTGCCCAGAGGAAAATACACAAGGAATATCTGGCTGTTGTGAGCGGCAGGCCGCCCGCAGCGGGTGAATGTCGCGAACCTATTGGCCGCCACCCCACAGCCAAGGTCAAGATGGCTGTTGTGGCAGAATCGCGCGGCGGGCGCGCAGCCCATACGGAATGGAAAACCCTGTGGACAGCTCCGGACAAGCGCTTCTCCTTGCTTGCCGTGCGCATCCATACCGGGCGCACGCATCAGATACGCGTGCACATGACCCACCTTGGGCATCCCCTGCTTGGCGACAGGCTTTATGCGCCCAAAGCCGTGCAGGCCCTCGCCCCGCGCCAGATGCTGCACGCATGGCGCATCAGCTTTATCCACCCGGCCACGGGTAATCTTATGAATTTTGCCTGCCCTCCGCCGGACGACATGCTCATGGCAGCACTTCAGGGCTGCCGCCGCATGCGCCGCGTGGTGGTAACGGGCAATCCCGGCAGCGGCAAATCTGCCTTTTCCCAATGCCTGGCCGATATGGCCGTGCCTGTGTTCAGCGCCGATGCAACGGTTGCCGCCCTGTACGCCCCCCGAGGGGAGGCTGCGCAATGGATCGGGCAGATCGGCGGTAGCGCCCTGCTTACTCCAGCAGGTGCCGTGGATAAAACCGCACTGCTTGAGGCCATGCGCACCAACCCCGTGCTGCGCCGCGAGGTGGAAAACATGGTGCACAGCCTGACGCACAAGGCGCTGGAAGCATTCTGGATACAGCAGGAATCTCTGGGCGTGCCGCTGGCCGTGGCCGAGGTGCCCCTGTATTTTGAAACAGGCTGGCAAAACAGCTTTTCACCTGAACCGCACGTTGTCGGGGTGCGCTGCGCCATTCCCCTGCGCGCACAGCGCGTAGAGGCTAATCGCGGCTGGTCGCAAGACAAACTGGAAACTATTGAAGGCTGGCAATGGACGCAAGACCGCAAAATGGCCGCCTGCAACACCGTTGTGGATAACGAGGGTTCGCTGGAATCTTTATGCGCCCAGGCCCAGGAATTTTTGACAAGCATGCGCACTCAGGATCAGAAGGATGAACAGGCCCTTGCGCTGCACCTCGCGAGGCTGTGGCAGTAACTACTACAGTCAGATACTGTCTATCCACTCAAGTTCCCTGAGTTTTTCACCTAATTTGCCATTTCTTGACACAATTCGCAGTATTCGCGTATAGGCTATCTTTAAATTTTCAGACCAAAAGCATCAGTTGAAGCAAAACATGTCAGACGCACAACAGCCGCATCAGGGCAATCTAGCCAATCCCCTGGTGCTGGCCTTGGAAATATCAAGTTCAGCCCTTCTGCACGTCAGCAAAGAGCCTTTTCTCAGAGCAGCCATGGCCAGCATTGGCGAATCCTTGCACTGTGAGCAGGTGTCTCTTGTGGAATTTGACGATGATCAGTGGTCTGCCCCTGTGGTCTGGCGGTCGGGCATTCGCAGTGCAACGGCAGATATGCCGGCGGCAACGCTCAACGACATGTCGCCGGTGCTGAGCCTGTTTGAAGAGGGCAAAAGCCTGTGCGTTGCCGATACCTCGGCCATGCCTGAGG
It contains:
- a CDS encoding NlpC/P60 family N-terminal domain-containing protein; this translates as MKSRLHLPLLIACFALLTACGGKIIPTRDGDMPTWMGTLEDLRRYPQNLDVYAKAAGEDKLLVSPAEQANQAARFMRITFGPWEMTKTSIRKRDVAVLFNKARGYKIGDVRWTQSEWDAMSANAALGSYPSRSQAAITVRNANLRELPTNEARFSEPTPNPKANPFDYFQYSLLPVGTPVLIAHTSRDGRWHYVECPVAGGWVADEDLAPVSAEFRYMYRNSTFAALVRDRVNLVTPAGSILANIGALLPMRGGYSSPADAGSGGQAAIELLVPIRGADGMAQLAPVSLTTADAVPWPLRMTPGNVAKVGNFMIGQPYGWGGMFGDRDCSALTRELFTPFGIWLPRNSVAQARTGAVNMLEGMTTAEKEEQILRNGVPFLSLVGMRGHIMLYVGKYNGRPAIFHNVWGVRTVEGSDTDGRFVIGRAVVTSITPGAELKNLYRTTTFADRLRTLSTPADTLQ
- a CDS encoding dephospho-CoA kinase, with the translated sequence MTELRHTTTAGDTGQRLDRVLHQVAPEMSRAALQKAVQAGHCQVDGLPETRVNAKMRAGQTITLRLPETSTTLQAEEGHLELLWQDEHMVVCNKPAGLTVHPCPSCPEQTLVQRLLGRFPQLGRIEGQRPGIVHRLDKDTSGILLVALTEQDRLALSEAFAQRKIHKEYLAVVSGRPPAAGECREPIGRHPTAKVKMAVVAESRGGRAAHTEWKTLWTAPDKRFSLLAVRIHTGRTHQIRVHMTHLGHPLLGDRLYAPKAVQALAPRQMLHAWRISFIHPATGNLMNFACPPPDDMLMAALQGCRRMRRVVVTGNPGSGKSAFSQCLADMAVPVFSADATVAALYAPRGEAAQWIGQIGGSALLTPAGAVDKTALLEAMRTNPVLRREVENMVHSLTHKALEAFWIQQESLGVPLAVAEVPLYFETGWQNSFSPEPHVVGVRCAIPLRAQRVEANRGWSQDKLETIEGWQWTQDRKMAACNTVVDNEGSLESLCAQAQEFLTSMRTQDQKDEQALALHLARLWQ